In Sphingobacterium sp. PCS056, the following proteins share a genomic window:
- a CDS encoding glycine betaine ABC transporter substrate-binding protein — protein MKLALIWGIVLLLSACQPDGNKKYINVGMVDGWAEGVAMTYVAKAVLEEMDYQLVIQRATPDMILASMNNGDTDLYMDVWLPLTHGSKIAKFPNLVDIGTSYAHARNGLVVPDYVPINSIEELRTHEGQFNHQIMGIEKGAGITAAVDRTIKDYDLNYRQVNSSTVAMITELQNAIKEKRWIVVAAWQPHWMFGKMKLKFLEDPRASLGTAEQIKIFTRKEFPAEQPELTRFFSQVHFDMGTMANLLMKMEESKDKESTAKQWVADHRSLVNSWLR, from the coding sequence ATGAAATTAGCGTTAATCTGGGGCATTGTCTTATTGCTAAGCGCTTGTCAGCCAGATGGCAACAAAAAATATATCAATGTAGGTATGGTGGATGGCTGGGCAGAAGGTGTTGCCATGACCTATGTTGCAAAGGCGGTTCTAGAAGAAATGGATTATCAACTGGTGATCCAGCGCGCTACACCCGATATGATATTAGCATCCATGAACAATGGCGATACAGATCTTTATATGGATGTTTGGCTTCCTTTGACTCATGGTTCTAAAATTGCAAAATTTCCCAATCTTGTTGATATCGGTACGAGTTATGCGCATGCCAGAAATGGTCTGGTTGTACCCGATTATGTGCCTATCAATTCGATAGAAGAGTTAAGAACACACGAAGGTCAATTTAATCATCAGATCATGGGTATTGAAAAAGGAGCTGGTATCACGGCTGCGGTAGATCGTACCATAAAAGACTATGATTTAAACTATCGACAGGTCAATTCATCCACCGTAGCGATGATCACTGAATTGCAGAATGCGATTAAAGAAAAACGCTGGATTGTCGTCGCGGCATGGCAGCCACACTGGATGTTTGGCAAGATGAAGTTGAAATTTCTAGAAGATCCGAGAGCATCTTTAGGAACCGCAGAGCAGATCAAGATTTTTACGCGCAAGGAATTTCCTGCTGAGCAGCCCGAGTTGACACGTTTCTTTTCTCAGGTTCATTTTGATATGGGCACTATGGCCAATTTATTGATGAAAATGGAAGAAAGTAAAGATAAAGAATCTACCGCAAAACAATGGGTTGCAGACCATCGATCTTTGGTCAATAGTTGGTTGCGATAG
- a CDS encoding ABC transporter permease, whose protein sequence is MSKIIDIGQYIEVAINWLTENFKPLFDFIKHTGNSSIIGLEWIFLAIPFFVVIALFTGLAWWKSGKGVAITTLLGLTLIYMMGFWKETMETLSLVLVATATALILSVPLGIWAAKNKLAAKIIRPMLDLMQTMPAFVYLIPAVLFFSIGKVPGAFATIIFAMPPAVRLTTLGIDAVPKDIVEAARAFGATNRQILFKVELPLAMKTILAGINQTILLSLSMVVIAGMIAAGGLGEKVLEGINNLDIGLGFESGLSVVILAIILDRITQGFVQNKK, encoded by the coding sequence ATGAGTAAAATAATAGATATAGGTCAATATATTGAAGTTGCAATTAATTGGCTTACAGAAAATTTTAAGCCTTTATTCGATTTTATAAAACATACCGGTAATTCATCCATTATCGGATTAGAGTGGATATTTTTAGCGATACCATTTTTTGTGGTGATTGCACTTTTTACAGGTTTGGCATGGTGGAAATCCGGCAAAGGAGTTGCGATCACAACTTTATTAGGACTGACGCTGATTTACATGATGGGGTTTTGGAAGGAGACGATGGAGACTTTATCATTGGTTTTGGTTGCAACGGCTACAGCTTTGATACTTTCTGTTCCCTTGGGTATTTGGGCTGCAAAAAATAAACTAGCTGCGAAGATTATCCGCCCCATGTTAGACTTGATGCAGACGATGCCTGCTTTTGTTTATCTGATACCGGCAGTGTTATTTTTTAGTATCGGTAAAGTTCCTGGAGCATTTGCGACTATTATTTTCGCTATGCCGCCAGCTGTTCGTTTGACGACTCTGGGTATCGATGCTGTGCCAAAGGATATTGTTGAAGCAGCACGTGCTTTTGGAGCTACCAATCGACAAATCTTGTTTAAGGTGGAACTGCCTTTAGCGATGAAAACTATTTTAGCAGGTATAAACCAGACTATATTATTGTCCCTATCCATGGTCGTGATTGCCGGAATGATCGCAGCAGGAGGTTTAGGAGAAAAAGTACTTGAAGGAATCAATAATCTGGATATAGGACTTGGATTTGAAAGTGGTTTGTCTGTCGTCATCTTAGCCATTATCTTAGATAGGATAACACAGGGTTTTGTACAGAATAAAAAATAA